In a single window of the Atlantibacter hermannii genome:
- the sucA gene encoding 2-oxoglutarate dehydrogenase E1 component: protein MQNGAMKAWLDSSYLSGANQSWIEQLYEDFLTDPDSVDAHWRSMFQQLPGTGAKPDQFHSQTRDYFRRLAKDASRYTSSVTDPDAGVKQVKVLQLINAWRFRGHQHANLDPLGLWQQERVADLDPAFHNLSEADLQETFNVGSFAGGKETMKLADLIDALKKTYGGSIGAEYMHITSTEEKRWIQQRIESVTGHASFKPEEKKRFLNELTAAEGLERYLGAKFPGAKRFSLEGGDALIPMLKEMIRHAGNSGTREVVLGMAHRGRLNVLINVLGKKPQDLFDEFAGKHKEHLGTGDVKYHMGFSSDIETEGGLVHLALAFNPSHLEIVSPVVIGSVRARLDRLDEPSSNKVLPITIHGDAAVTGQGVVQETLNMSKARGYEVGGTVRIVINNQVGFTTSNPLDARSTPYCTDIGKMVQAPIFHVNADDPEAVAFVTRLALDFRNTFKRDVFIDLVCYRRHGHNEADEPSATQPLMYQKIKKHPTPRKIYADKLEQEKIATLEDATEMVNLYRDALDAGECVVKEWRPMNMHSFTWSPYLNHEWDEAYPNKVEMKRLQELAKRISTVPDTIEMQSRVAKIYGDRQLMANGEKPFDWGGAETLAYATLVDEGIPIRLSGEDSGRGTFFHRHAVIHNQTNGSTWTPLCHIHNGQGAFRVWDSVLSEEAVLAFEYGYATAEPRTLTIWEAQFGDFANGAQVVIDQFISSGEQKWGRMCGLVMLLPHGYEGQGPEHSSARLERYLQLCAEQNMQVCVPSTPAQVYHMLRRQALRGMRRPLVVMSPKSLLRHPLAVSTLDELANGAFLPAIGEIDELDPKAVKRVVLCSGKVYYDLLEQRRKNDQKDVAIVRIEQLYPFPVQAVQEVLKPYAHVHDFVWCQEEPLNQGAWYCSQHHFREVIPFGSALRYAGRPASASPAVGYMSVHQKQQQDLVNDALNVD, encoded by the coding sequence ATGCAGAACGGCGCAATGAAAGCCTGGCTGGACTCTTCTTATCTCTCTGGTGCGAACCAGAGCTGGATAGAACAGCTCTATGAAGACTTCTTAACCGATCCTGATTCAGTGGACGCCCACTGGCGCTCCATGTTCCAGCAGCTGCCTGGCACCGGGGCTAAACCGGATCAATTCCATTCCCAAACACGTGATTATTTCCGCCGTCTGGCGAAGGATGCCTCACGTTACACCTCCTCAGTGACCGATCCTGACGCTGGCGTCAAACAGGTCAAAGTTCTGCAACTGATTAACGCCTGGCGTTTCAGAGGCCATCAACACGCGAATCTCGATCCGCTGGGATTGTGGCAGCAGGAGCGCGTGGCCGATCTTGACCCTGCATTCCATAATCTGAGTGAAGCAGATCTTCAGGAGACCTTTAACGTTGGCTCTTTTGCCGGCGGTAAAGAAACCATGAAACTCGCTGATTTGATCGACGCCCTGAAAAAGACCTACGGCGGCTCAATCGGCGCAGAGTATATGCACATCACCTCTACCGAAGAGAAACGCTGGATCCAGCAGCGTATCGAATCGGTAACGGGTCATGCCAGCTTCAAACCGGAAGAAAAGAAACGTTTTCTTAACGAACTGACGGCGGCAGAAGGCCTTGAGCGTTATCTGGGGGCGAAATTCCCAGGCGCGAAGCGTTTCTCGCTGGAAGGCGGCGACGCGCTGATCCCGATGCTCAAAGAGATGATCCGTCACGCGGGCAACAGCGGCACCCGTGAAGTGGTGCTGGGTATGGCGCACCGCGGTCGTCTTAACGTGCTGATCAACGTACTGGGCAAAAAACCGCAGGACCTGTTTGACGAGTTCGCGGGTAAACATAAAGAACACCTCGGCACCGGCGACGTGAAGTACCACATGGGCTTCTCATCGGATATCGAAACCGAGGGCGGCCTGGTGCACCTGGCGCTGGCGTTTAACCCGTCGCACCTGGAAATCGTCAGCCCGGTAGTTATCGGTTCGGTGCGTGCCCGTCTGGATCGCCTCGACGAGCCGAGCAGCAATAAAGTTCTGCCGATTACCATTCACGGCGATGCTGCGGTCACCGGCCAGGGCGTGGTTCAGGAAACCCTGAACATGTCTAAAGCGCGTGGCTATGAAGTGGGCGGTACCGTTCGTATCGTTATCAACAACCAGGTGGGCTTTACGACGTCTAACCCGCTGGATGCGCGCTCCACGCCATACTGTACCGATATCGGTAAGATGGTTCAGGCGCCGATTTTCCACGTTAACGCGGATGACCCGGAAGCGGTGGCCTTCGTTACCCGTCTGGCGCTTGATTTCCGTAACACCTTTAAACGTGATGTGTTTATCGACCTGGTGTGCTACCGCCGTCACGGCCATAACGAAGCCGATGAGCCGAGCGCAACCCAGCCGTTGATGTATCAGAAAATCAAAAAACACCCGACGCCGCGCAAAATCTATGCTGACAAATTAGAGCAGGAAAAAATCGCGACGCTGGAAGACGCCACTGAAATGGTTAACCTTTACCGCGATGCGCTGGATGCCGGCGAGTGCGTGGTTAAAGAGTGGCGTCCGATGAACATGCATTCATTCACCTGGTCGCCGTATCTCAACCATGAGTGGGATGAGGCGTATCCGAACAAAGTTGAAATGAAGCGTTTGCAGGAGCTGGCTAAACGCATCAGCACCGTGCCGGATACCATTGAAATGCAGTCGCGCGTGGCGAAAATCTACGGCGATCGCCAGTTAATGGCTAACGGTGAAAAACCGTTTGACTGGGGTGGGGCGGAAACGCTGGCCTACGCCACGCTGGTTGATGAAGGCATTCCGATTCGCCTCTCAGGCGAAGACTCCGGTCGCGGCACCTTCTTCCACCGCCACGCGGTTATCCATAATCAGACCAACGGTTCTACCTGGACGCCGCTGTGCCACATTCATAATGGCCAGGGCGCGTTCCGCGTGTGGGACTCCGTGCTGTCTGAAGAAGCGGTGCTGGCGTTTGAGTACGGCTACGCGACCGCTGAGCCGCGCACGCTCACCATCTGGGAAGCGCAATTCGGCGACTTCGCCAACGGCGCGCAGGTAGTTATCGACCAGTTCATCTCCTCCGGCGAGCAGAAATGGGGCCGTATGTGCGGTCTGGTGATGCTGTTGCCGCACGGTTACGAAGGCCAGGGTCCGGAGCACTCCTCCGCGCGTCTGGAGCGTTATCTGCAGCTGTGCGCTGAGCAAAACATGCAGGTGTGCGTCCCGTCCACCCCGGCGCAGGTTTACCATATGCTGCGTCGTCAGGCGCTGCGCGGTATGCGTCGCCCGCTGGTGGTCATGTCGCCGAAGTCCCTGTTGCGTCACCCGCTGGCCGTTTCCACGCTTGATGAACTGGCCAACGGCGCGTTCCTGCCGGCAATTGGCGAAATTGATGAGCTGGATCCGAAAGCCGTCAAACGCGTGGTGCTTTGTTCAGGTAAAGTCTATTACGACTTACTGGAACAGCGCCGTAAGAACGATCAAAAAGATGTCGCCATTGTGCGTATCGAACAGCTTTATCCTTTCCCGGTCCAGGCGGTTCAGGAAGTGTTGAAGCCTTACGCGCATGTGCATGATTTTGTCTGGTGTCAGGAAGAGCCATTGAACCAGGGCGCCTGGTACTGCAGTCAGCACCATTTCCGTGAAGTGATTCCGTTTGGTTCTGCACTGCGTTATGCAGGCCGCCCGGCCTCCGCCTCTCCGGCGGTAGGATATATGTCCGTTCACCAGAAGCAGCAGCAAGATCTGGTCAATGACGCGCTGAACGTCGATTAA
- the sdhB gene encoding succinate dehydrogenase, whose translation MKLEFSIYRYNPDVDDAPRMQDYTLEGEEGRDMMLLDALIQLKEKDPTLAFRRSCREGVCGSDGLNMNGKNGLACITPISALGNGKQKIVIRPLPGLPVVRDLVVDMGQFYAQYEKIKPYLLNNGQNPPAREHLQSPEQREKLDGLYECILCACCSTSCPSFWWNPDKFIGPAGLLAAYRFLIDSRDTETANRLDNLSDAFSVFRCHSIMNCVSVCPKGLNPTKAIGHIKTMLLQRSA comes from the coding sequence ATGAAACTTGAATTTTCCATTTATCGCTACAACCCGGATGTAGACGACGCGCCGCGTATGCAGGATTACACCCTGGAAGGGGAAGAAGGACGCGACATGATGCTGCTGGATGCGCTCATCCAGCTGAAAGAAAAAGATCCGACGCTGGCGTTCCGCCGCTCCTGCCGTGAAGGGGTCTGCGGTTCCGATGGTCTGAACATGAACGGCAAAAACGGTCTGGCGTGCATCACGCCGATCTCCGCGCTGGGCAACGGAAAGCAAAAAATTGTGATCCGTCCGCTGCCGGGATTGCCGGTTGTGCGTGATCTGGTGGTGGACATGGGGCAATTCTATGCTCAATATGAGAAGATTAAGCCTTACTTGTTGAATAATGGACAAAATCCACCAGCTCGCGAACATTTGCAGTCGCCTGAACAGCGCGAAAAACTGGATGGACTCTACGAGTGTATTCTGTGCGCATGCTGCTCGACGTCCTGCCCGTCATTCTGGTGGAACCCGGATAAGTTTATCGGCCCGGCAGGTCTGCTTGCCGCGTATCGCTTCCTGATTGACAGCCGCGATACCGAAACCGCTAACCGTCTGGATAACTTAAGTGATGCTTTCAGCGTATTCCGCTGCCACAGCATTATGAACTGCGTCAGTGTATGTCCGAAGGGCCTGAACCCGACCAAGGCTATCGGTCATATTAAGACCATGCTGCTGCAACGCAGCGCGTAA
- the sdhA gene encoding succinate dehydrogenase flavoprotein subunit, with the protein MNLPVREFDAVVIGAGGAGMRAALQISQSGQTCALLSKVFPTRSHTVSAQGGITVALGNTHEDNWEWHMYDTVKGSDYIGDQDAIEYMCKTGPEAILELEHMGLPFSRLDDGRIYQRPFGGQSKNFGGEQAARTAAAADRTGHALLHTLYQQNLKNHTTIFSEWYALDLVKNQDGAVVGCTALCIETGEVVYFKARATVLATGGAGRIYQSTTNAHINTGDGVGMALRAGVPVQDMEMWQFHPTGIAGAGVLVTEGCRGEGGYLLNKHGERFMERYAPNAKDLAGRDVVARSIMIEIREGRGCDGPWGPHAKLKLDHLGKEVLESRLPGILELSRTFAHVDPVKEPIPVIPTCHYMMGGIPTKVTGQALTVNAQGEDVVIPGLFAVGEIACVSVHGANRLGGNSLLDLVVFGRAAGLHLQESIAEQGALRDASDSDVEASLTRLNRWNNNRDGEDPVVIRKALQECMQHNFSVFREGDAMAKGLEQLKGIRERLQNARLDDTSSEFNTQRVECLELDNLMETAYATAVSANFRTESRGAHSRFDYPDRDDENWLCHSLYLPESESMTRRSVNMEPKLRPAFPPKVRSY; encoded by the coding sequence ATGAATTTGCCAGTCAGAGAGTTTGATGCAGTAGTCATCGGTGCCGGTGGCGCAGGTATGCGCGCGGCGCTGCAAATTTCCCAGAGCGGCCAGACTTGTGCTCTGCTCTCAAAAGTATTCCCGACCCGTTCCCATACCGTATCCGCTCAGGGTGGCATTACCGTTGCGCTAGGCAACACCCATGAAGATAACTGGGAATGGCACATGTACGATACCGTTAAAGGCTCCGACTATATCGGTGACCAGGACGCGATCGAATATATGTGTAAGACCGGCCCGGAAGCCATTCTGGAGCTGGAACATATGGGCCTGCCGTTCTCCCGTCTGGACGATGGCCGTATCTATCAACGTCCGTTTGGCGGCCAGTCGAAAAACTTCGGCGGCGAGCAGGCGGCACGTACCGCCGCAGCGGCTGACCGTACCGGTCACGCACTGCTGCACACGCTGTATCAGCAGAACCTGAAAAACCACACCACCATCTTCTCCGAATGGTATGCGCTCGATCTGGTGAAAAACCAGGATGGCGCAGTGGTGGGATGTACCGCGCTGTGTATTGAAACCGGCGAAGTCGTGTACTTCAAAGCGCGCGCGACCGTTCTGGCGACCGGCGGGGCAGGCCGTATTTATCAGTCCACTACCAACGCCCACATCAACACCGGCGACGGTGTCGGTATGGCACTGCGCGCAGGCGTACCGGTGCAGGATATGGAAATGTGGCAGTTCCACCCGACCGGCATCGCGGGCGCGGGGGTTCTGGTGACGGAAGGTTGCCGTGGCGAAGGCGGTTATCTGCTGAATAAACACGGCGAACGCTTTATGGAGCGTTATGCGCCGAACGCGAAAGACCTGGCGGGCCGTGACGTGGTGGCGCGTTCCATCATGATCGAAATCCGTGAAGGTCGCGGTTGCGACGGCCCGTGGGGTCCGCACGCCAAACTGAAACTCGACCATCTGGGTAAAGAAGTGCTGGAATCCCGCCTGCCGGGCATTCTTGAACTCTCCCGTACGTTTGCTCACGTCGATCCGGTGAAAGAACCGATCCCGGTTATCCCGACCTGCCACTACATGATGGGCGGTATTCCGACCAAAGTGACTGGCCAGGCGCTGACCGTCAACGCCCAGGGCGAAGACGTGGTGATCCCGGGCCTGTTCGCGGTAGGCGAAATTGCCTGCGTATCTGTACATGGCGCTAACCGTCTGGGCGGCAACTCATTGCTCGACCTGGTGGTGTTTGGCCGTGCAGCGGGCCTGCATTTGCAGGAATCCATCGCAGAGCAGGGCGCATTGCGTGATGCCAGCGACTCTGACGTTGAGGCTTCCCTGACCCGTCTTAACCGCTGGAACAACAACCGCGACGGTGAAGATCCGGTGGTTATCCGTAAAGCGTTGCAGGAGTGCATGCAGCATAACTTCTCGGTATTCCGTGAAGGCGATGCCATGGCGAAAGGCCTTGAGCAACTGAAAGGCATTCGCGAACGTCTGCAAAACGCGCGTCTTGACGACACCTCCAGCGAATTCAACACCCAGCGCGTAGAGTGTCTGGAGCTGGATAACCTGATGGAAACCGCGTATGCAACGGCGGTATCTGCAAACTTCCGCACCGAGAGCCGTGGCGCGCACAGCCGTTTCGATTATCCGGATCGCGATGATGAAAACTGGTTGTGCCACAGCTTGTACTTGCCAGAGTCGGAATCCATGACGCGCCGTAGCGTCAATATGGAACCGAAACTGCGTCCGGCGTTCCCGCCGAAAGTGCGTTCCTACTAA
- the sdhD gene encoding succinate dehydrogenase hydrophobic membrane anchor subunit translates to MVSNASALGRNGVHDFILVRATAIVLTLYIVYMVGFFVITSDITWAVWTGFFSSAFTKVFTLLALFSVLIHAWIGMWQVLTDYVKPLAVRMLLQLAIVVALLVYVIYGFVVVWGV, encoded by the coding sequence ATGGTAAGCAACGCCTCCGCATTAGGACGCAATGGCGTACATGACTTCATTCTGGTTCGCGCCACTGCCATTGTCCTGACGCTGTATATCGTCTACATGGTTGGGTTCTTCGTTATTACCAGCGATATCACCTGGGCTGTCTGGACCGGCTTTTTCTCTTCCGCTTTCACCAAAGTGTTCACCCTGCTGGCGCTGTTTTCAGTACTGATCCATGCCTGGATTGGCATGTGGCAGGTGTTGACCGACTACGTTAAACCTCTGGCTGTTCGCATGCTGCTGCAACTGGCGATTGTCGTTGCGCTGCTGGTTTACGTTATTTATGGATTCGTTGTGGTGTGGGGTGTCTAA